In the Telopea speciosissima isolate NSW1024214 ecotype Mountain lineage chromosome 2, Tspe_v1, whole genome shotgun sequence genome, one interval contains:
- the LOC122651624 gene encoding polyol transporter 5-like: MAMEENGREGIEIEAQQRTTATPSVGFNKYVLASAMLASTNSILLGYDIGVMSGAVLFIKENLNITSVQVEILVGSLNVCSLIGSLASGKTSDLIGRRYTIVLAAATFLAGAILMGFAPSFPFLLAGRVVAGIGVGFSLMIAPVYTAELSPATTRGFLTSLPEVFINIGILLGYISNYAFSVLSENINWRLMLGVAAVPALGIATGVMVMPESPRWLVMQGQIEEANRVLIRTSKSEEEALMRLAEITKDASASENLRGKGAWKEMFFKPSKPIRRMLIAAIGINFFMQASGNDAVVYYCPEVFRAAGIRKKKELVGVTIIMGIAKTSFVLISALYLDRFGRRPMLLLGSMGMTVSLAGLGLGSKFREGSVRKPLWAIVLCVVAVCADVSFFSIGLGPVTWVYSSEIFPTRLRAQGSSMAVSVNRMMSGVVSMTFLTISEKITFGGTFFVLAGIMGIGVIFFSVFLPETKGKSLEEMEAIFRD, translated from the exons ATGGCTATGGAGGAGAATGGCAGAGAGGGCATAGAAATCGAAGCCCAACAAAGAACTACGGCAACTCCTTCGGTTGGTTTCAACAAGTACGTCTTGGCAAGTGCTATGCTGGCTTCCACCAATTCAATTCTCTTGGGTTATG ATATTGGGGTGATGAGTGGAGCAGTGTTGTTCATCAAAGAAAATCTCAATATCACATCAGTCCAAGTCGAAATCTTGGTAGGTTCCTTGAACGTGTGCTCCTTGATCGGTTCTCTGGCATCCGGCAAGACTTCCGATTTGATTGGTCGGCGATACACCATCGTCCTCGCAGCTGCCACATTTCTGGCCGGTGCCATTCTCATGGGTTTCGCTCCTTCCTTCCCATTCTTGTTGGCCGGTAGAGTTGTCGCCGGGATCGGGGTCGGTTTCTCACTAATGATTGCGCCTGTGTACACTGCGGAGCTCTCACCTGCTACGACCAGGGGATTCCTTACTTCCCTCCCGGAGGTCTTCATAAACATCGGAATCTTACTCGGTTACATCTCCAATTACGCTTTCTCTGTCCTCTCAGAAAACATTAACTGGAGGCTAATGCTTGGGGTCGCAGCCGTCCCTGCACTTGGGATTGCCACGGGCGTCATGGTGATGCCCGAGTCGCCTCGGTGGCTTGTCATGCAAGGACAAATTGAGGAAGCTAATCGGGTTCTGattagaacatccaaaagtgaagaagaagccCTTATGAGACTTGCAGAGATCACAAAAGATGCTTCTGCTTCTGAGAATTTACGAGGGAAAGGTGCGTGGAAGGAGATGTTCTTTAAGCCTTCCAAACCTATTCGTCGGATGCTCATCGCAGCGATCGGAATCAACTTCTTCATGCAAGCCTCCGGCAACGATGCAGTCGTTTATTACTGTCCAGAGGTGTTCAGGGCTGCCGGAATTCGCAAGAAGAAAGAGTTGGTGGGAGTGACGATCATCATGGGCATCGCTAAGACTTCTTTTGTTCTGATTTCGGCTCTTTACTTGGACCGGTTCGGGAGGCGGCCGATGTTGCTATTAGGTTCGATGGGGATGACAGTATCACTAGCTGGGCTGGGCCTGGGCTCGAAATTCCGGGAGGGTTCGGTGAGGAAGCCCTTGTGGGCGATAGTGTTGTGCGTGGTGGCTGTCTGTGCTGACGTGTCGTTCTTCTCGATTGGGCTTGGGCCTGTAACATGGGTCTACTCGTCCGAAATATTCCCAACCCGGCTTAGGGCACAAGGGTCTAGCATGGCGGTCTCAGTGAACCGGATGATGAGTGGGGTTGTTTCAATGACCTTTTTGACGATCTCGGAGAAAATAACGTTCGGTGGGACGTTCTTCGTGCTGGCTGGGATCATGGGCATAGGTGTAATTTTCTTCTCTGTGTTCTTGCCGGAGACCAAAGGCAAGAGTTTGGAAGAGATGGAGGCCATCTTTCGGGATTAG
- the LOC122651625 gene encoding transcription repressor OFP8-like codes for MEGRFKPRLSRMFRASFGSCRSRNIVDFIEKPVFVSQTRHDFHPLELLSPKVRTFPSMCRPRRTETMESAADDVFVRMQVFQRSKVTERSQCVGFDDAKEGTCAPALPVSPLNSYYEIEEFEAKEGRRKAKKTKGKKKKKTQKKISKKERLHFDSSSGETDSGWFSSGDETETFFSSKSFSSDSSEIYLRNERISRRKAAEVRRKRALRRNSEMGYSSIDSEAKVQESFAVVKRSSDPYNDFRTSMVEMIVEKQIFAGEDLEKLLQCFLSLNSTHHHRVIVEAFVEIWDTLFSHWS; via the coding sequence ATGGAGGGAAGATTCAAGCCACGACTCTCTCGCATGTTCCGTGCTTCATTTGGGTCGTGTCGATCCCGAAACATAGTCGATTTCATCGAAAAGCCGGTTTTCGTATCTCAAACTCGCCATGATTTCCATCCGCTCGAGCTTCTGTCACCAAAAGTTCGAACTTTCCCGTCCATGTGTAGACCAAGAAGAACGGAGACAATGGAGTCAGCTGCAGACGATGTGTTCGTGAGAATGCAGGTGTTTCAGAGGTCAAAAGTGACGGAACGAAGCCAATGCGTCGGGTTTGATGACGCCAAGGAAGGAACTTGTGCCCCTGCATTACCTGTTTCGCCATTGAATTCGTATTACGAGATTGAGGAATTTGAAGCCAAAGAGGGACGAAGAAAGGCGAAGAAaacgaaggggaagaagaagaagaagacccagaaaaagataagcaagaaagAAAGACTTCATTTTGACTCTTCATCAGGAGAAACTGACAGTGGGTGGTTCAGCAGTGGAGACGAGACCGAGACATTCTTCTCTTCAAAAAGTTTCTCCTCTGATTCTTCTGAGATTTACCTCCGAAACGAAAGGATTTCTCGCCGGAAAGCAGCCGAAGTCCGACGGAAAAGAGCTTTGAGAAGGAATTCTGAAATGGGTTATAGTTCAATTGACTCAGAGGCCAAAGTTCAGGAGAGCTTTGCAGTGGTTAAGCGTTCGAGTGACCCATACAATGATTTCAGGACTTCAATGGTGGAAATGATCGTAGAGAAGCAGATATTTGCAGGAGAGGATCTGGAGAAGCTCTTACAGTGTTTTCTGTCTTTAAATTCCACTCATCATCATAGAGTTATCGTGGAAGCCTTTGTTGAGATATGGGATACTCTGTTCTCTCACTGGTCTTGA
- the LOC122651069 gene encoding uncharacterized protein LOC122651069, translated as MLLRNSIAKTKKFFHNTIQSFKSFLSTGYQRLPKTPPFNPCSCNTNSHQSFRELDNNFYRDFSNRWDSSDLEKANKRNKKKSPPMSKKQLSIDEEIKYGRKQSPAKVRHVEERRTETVEMRRAHSHGGGGKLGSHTRSESNVKEREGQLVVFQKLKELEMMDASNMEHVLDIEEVLHYYSRLTCPAYLDIVNKFFMDMYSEFFLPQPPSSSS; from the coding sequence ATGTTGCTACGGAACTCTATAGCCAAGACGAAGAAGTTCTTCCACAACACCATCCAAAGCTTTAAATCATTTCTGTCCACTGGGTACCAGAGGCTACCCAAGACCCCTCCTTTCAATCCCTGTTCTTGTAACACCAATTCCCATCAAAGCTTCAGAGAATTGGATAATAATTTCTACAGAGATTTCTCCAATCGATGGGATTCCTCCGATCTGGAAAAGGCTaacaagagaaacaagaagaaatcaCCACCCATGTCCAAGAAACAATTGTCCATTGACGAAGAAATCAAGTACGGAAGAAAACAGAGCCCGGCAAAGGTTAGGCATgtggaagagagaagaacaGAGACTGTCGAAATGAGGAGAGCCCATAGTCATGGAGGTGGAGGAAAATTAGGCTCTCACACTCGCAGTGAGAGCaatgtgaaagagagagagggccaGTTAGTGGTGTTTCAGAAGCTGAAGGAGCTGGAGATGATGGACGCTAGCAACATGGAACATGTGTTAGACATAGAAGAGGTTCTGCATTACTACTCTCGACTCACCTGCCCTGCCTACCTCGACATCGTTAACAAGTTCTTCATGGATATGTACTCTGAATTCTTCCTTCCTCAGCCTCCTTCGTCGTCGTCGTAG